A section of the Haliaeetus albicilla unplaced genomic scaffold, bHalAlb1.1 scaffold_181, whole genome shotgun sequence genome encodes:
- the LOC138684128 gene encoding maestro heat-like repeat family member 5 isoform X2 has product MEPPALLPAARAAGRPLAGQSRSRRVSCTALQPQCSGPAGRVSTFSRSPFVSLSPGCQEKAQKMQFLETICTLCKAARQSKGLSRGLNAFCHKFELAENIKVLLEEEPRDHLHTAVRQQAMLAIAALSKVEVVLEGKKKSLLEACFKSVFLLPPKADMQGLDTTLYFEVSAG; this is encoded by the exons ATGGAGCCAccggctctgctgcctgctgccagggctgctgggcGACCGCTGGCTGGGCAGAGCCGCTCCCGCCGGGTCTcctgcacagcactgcagcccCAGTGCTCCGGTCCTGCTGGCCGCGTGTCTACGTTCTCACGCTCCCCGTTTGTCTCTCTGTCCCCTGGCTGCCAGGAGAAGGCCCAGAAGATGCAGTTCCTAGAGACCATCTGCACCCTGTGCAAAGCTGCAAGGCAAAGCAAGGGCTTGTCACGGGGCCTGAATGCGTTCTGCCACAAATTTGAGCTGGCAGAGAATATCAAG gtgctgctggaAGAGGAGCCCAGGGACCACCTGCACACAGCGGTGCGGCAGCAAGCTATGCTTGCCATCGCTGCCTTGAG CAAAGTGGAGGTGGTGCTAGAGGGCAAAAAGAAGAGCCTCTTAGAAGCCTGCTTCAAGAGTGTCTTCTTGCTTCCTCCAAAAGCAGACATGCAGGGCCTGGACACTACTCTCTACTTCGAGGTAAGTGCTGGCTGA
- the LOC138684128 gene encoding uncharacterized protein isoform X1: MEPPALLPAARAAGRPLAGQSRSRRVSCTALQPQCSGPAGRVSTFSRSPFVSLSPGCQEKAQKMQFLETICTLCKAARQSKGLSRGLNAFCHKFELAENIKVLLEEEPRDHLHTAVRQQAMLAIAALRYLPGPWFGFPPAVALDLAGATPHPGTVQWCHQRAPALPCWQLVGRAQGRAEGSCSSPPRLGSSPEWEAGGLPARTVLWPRPYRGRRRCLLAALPTHPPSLLGTPCSRAPCPPAQGIEAPPLPAPVSNRTPPLSLCSKVEVVLEGKKKSLLEACFKSVFLLPPKADMQGLDTTLYFEVSAG, encoded by the exons ATGGAGCCAccggctctgctgcctgctgccagggctgctgggcGACCGCTGGCTGGGCAGAGCCGCTCCCGCCGGGTCTcctgcacagcactgcagcccCAGTGCTCCGGTCCTGCTGGCCGCGTGTCTACGTTCTCACGCTCCCCGTTTGTCTCTCTGTCCCCTGGCTGCCAGGAGAAGGCCCAGAAGATGCAGTTCCTAGAGACCATCTGCACCCTGTGCAAAGCTGCAAGGCAAAGCAAGGGCTTGTCACGGGGCCTGAATGCGTTCTGCCACAAATTTGAGCTGGCAGAGAATATCAAG gtgctgctggaAGAGGAGCCCAGGGACCACCTGCACACAGCGGTGCGGCAGCAAGCTATGCTTGCCATCGCTGCCTTGAGGTACCTGCCAGGCCCCTGGTTTGGCTTTCCACCAGCCGTGGCCCTGGACCTGGCCGGGGCCACCCCCCATCCAGGCACAGTCCAGTGGTGCCATCAGAGGGCCCCTGCTTTGCCCTGCTGGCAGCTTGTTGGGAGGGCgcaggggagggcagagggatCCTGCAGCTCCCCGCCACGTCTCGGCTCTTCCCCAGAGTGGGAAGCGGGAGGCTTGCCTGCCAGGACTGTCCTTTGGCCCAGGCCATATCGAGGACGGAGGAGGTGCCTCCTGGCAGCACTCCCCACACACCCTCCATCCCTCTTGGGGACCCCCTGCTCCAGAGCTCCGTGTCCACCTGCCCAAGGCATCGAGGCACCACCGCTCCCAGCACCAGTGTCCAACAGGAccccccctctctctctttgcAGCAAAGTGGAGGTGGTGCTAGAGGGCAAAAAGAAGAGCCTCTTAGAAGCCTGCTTCAAGAGTGTCTTCTTGCTTCCTCCAAAAGCAGACATGCAGGGCCTGGACACTACTCTCTACTTCGAGGTAAGTGCTGGCTGA
- the LOC138684129 gene encoding uncharacterized protein, translating into MVGAQAWQLSLPCCPASCFERALQSSSSPGILPLGRVLGSGLWSQLLPVSPSTCPPSPAQVWSTFVGEDASPACHAEIHMPFLGQLLGHLILCRTRKSWEISWVALDALHHLFRFILQQKCTTLPEDNAEHPQRQREREAAITSWLSLPSTSNITTAFGKYLQPSERTDIVLVAIEAMRDSSTYDKEEASSILDMAMREPACWLTEVSGLWLPCP; encoded by the exons ATGGTGGGAGCCCAGGCCtggcagctctccctgccctgctgcccagcTAGCTGCTTTGAGAGGGCCCTCCAAAGCTCCAGCTCACCGGGGATCCTTCCCCTGGGCAGAGTCTTGGGTTCAGGGCTTTGGTCACAGCTGCTGCCCGTCAGCCCTTCTACCTGTCCTCCCTCCCCCGCCCAGGTCTGGAGCACCTTTGTAGGAGAGgatgccagccctgcctgccacGCAGAGATCCATATGCCCTTCCTGGGACAGCTGCTGGGGCATCTCATCCTCTGCCGCACTCGCAAGAGCTGGGAGATCAGCTGGGTTGCTTTGGATGCTCTTCATCACCTCTTCAGATTCATCCTGCAGCAAAAAT GCACGACACTGCCAGAGGATAATGCAGAGCATCCACAGCGTCAAAGGGAACGGGAAGCTGCGATCACCTCCTGGCTTTCTTTGCCCAGCACCAGCAACATTACAACG GCATTTGGAAAATACCTCCAGCCTTCTGAGAGGACAGACATCGTCCTTGTGGCCATCGAGGCCATGAGAGACTCGAGCACCTATGACAAGGAGGAGGCGAGCAGCATCCTGGATATGGCTATGAGAGAACCTGCCTGCTGGTTGACGGAGGTAAGCGGCCTGTGGCTGCCCTGCCCTTGA